Proteins from a single region of Oncorhynchus nerka isolate Pitt River linkage group LG18, Oner_Uvic_2.0, whole genome shotgun sequence:
- the LOC135561767 gene encoding LOW QUALITY PROTEIN: up-regulator of cell proliferation-like (The sequence of the model RefSeq protein was modified relative to this genomic sequence to represent the inferred CDS: deleted 1 base in 1 codon) encodes MELLSKTGLEDHYENKLTLSTVLEINADTTSDEPLTNMQSLPGAFLKKLMMANLNARSVKCMSTDAEVSFPGTDRFENLKSDSANNDVINPLDLITALFLCSDGFLQQEMVQKMSMCQFAVPLLLPNCDTKQSTLMLWALRDIVKKFRLSTQTDTKAFVEERIVLSDIPMVSFVRLGEIRVSKSQILNKLLSNPQQYHDTFVHHDMECGDIPHRISDGLVEISWYLPCGNRNIDIFTKPMVVANLRGDIRSFETQFSFLCQTSAAVYIFTDDFKAYLNLLKSKNTKAEIFLVVNSQRKSFRVDTLKQMITNCSISDQNVIVKNKKNDAEFVKTLQSSVGDIIENSPDRLTVENMTDIARHSGILVDEDRDDCQSARKMADEITSNIRETVKFKDKQLPLQGQVWKELSQLEKERCRLRKQGDKDIEHYRSSLKKKEEELRKKQYTFYMSDAMKSFILGLSGSGAERSYFLKWMRINLDNLSRQNLSALRDQYKDLCQNSPEKKDDIKDLDKQLSDCSLGLEHFLRELGQLYEAACSLPEDSPQREQMENLPGLCAQMLLDGFPIELVDGDASNIPLKWISAVLTRLHNLVDSNSKIRVVTVLGDQGTGKSTLLNTMFGVQFAVSSGRCTRWAFMLLIKVNKELKEELKCDFIMVIDTEGLKSPELAQLDESHEHDNELATLVIGLSDVTIINMAMENNTEMKDILQIVVHAFIRMKEVGKKPICHFVHQNLSDMSAHDNNMRERKKLLEQLNEMTQAAARMEKKENITKFTDVMEYDPDTSSCYIPGLWHGTPPMAPVNAGYSEAVYDFKKSLMQDLITCQSNDDMTHFLKWTESLWESVKLEK; translated from the exons ATGGAGCTGTTGTCAAAGACTGGACTGGAAGATCATTATGAAAACAAGCTGACGTTAAGTACTGTCCTTGAGATAAATGCTGATACTACATCAGATGAACCTCTTACCAATATGCAGTCACTTCCAGGGGCCTTCCTGAAGAAGTTAATGATGGCAAATCTGAATGCTAGGAGTGTCAAATGTATGTCCACTGATGCAGAAGTTTCATTTCCGGGTACAGACCGTTTTGAGAATCTAAAAAGTGACTCTGCTAACAATGATGTCATTAATCCACTGGACCTGATT ACTGCCCTGTTTCTGTGCTCAGATGGTTTCCTGCAGCAGGAGATGGTCCAGAAAATGTCCATGTGTCAGTTTGCTGTTCCTCTTCTGCTGCCCAACTGTGACACAAAACAAAGCACTTTGATGCTGTGGGCCTTGAGGGACATAGTGAAGAAGTTTAGACTCTCTACCCAAACAGACACAAAGGCTTTTGTGGAGGAGAGAATTGTACTCTCTGATATTCCCATGGTGTCCTTTGTTAGATTAGGTGAGATTAGAGTGTCAAAGTCTCAGATCTTGAACAAACTGCTTAGTAACCCTCAGCAGTACCATGACACATTTGTTCATCATGATATGGAATGTGGCGACATCCCCCATAGAATTTCAGATGGTCTGGTTGAAATCAGCTGGTACCTTCCATGTGGGAACAGAAACATAGACATCTTCACTAAGCCTATGGTGGTGGCCAATCTCAGAGGAGACATCAGGTCCTTTGAAACACAGTTCTCCTTTCTGTGTCAAACATCAGCTGCAGTTTACATTTTCACTGATGATTTCAAGGCATATCTCAATTTGTTGAAAAGCAAAAACACAAAAGCAGAGATATTTCTGGTCGTCAACTCTCAAAGAAAATCATTCAGAGTAGACACATTAAAACAAATGATCACAAACTGCAGTATCAGTGACCAAAATGTGATTGTCAAGAACAAGAAAAACGATGCAGAATTTGTCAAAACCCTGCAATCATCTGTTGGTGACATCATTGAAAATAGTCCAGACCGGTTGACAGTGGAAAACATGACTGACATAGCTCGTCACAGTGGGATTCTGGTTGATGAAGACAGGGATGACTGTCAGAGTGCCAGGAAGATGGCAGATGAAATCACCAGCAacatcagagagacagtcaaATTTAAAGACAAACAGCTACCCTTACAGGGGCAAGTCTGGAAAGAGCTTTCCcagttggagaaagagagatgtagacTGAGAAAACAAGGGGATAAAGACATTGAACACTACAGGAGCTCTCTGAAGAAAAAGGAGGAAGAGCTGAGAAAGAAACAATATACATTTTACATGTCAGATGCAATGAAAAGCTTCATTTTAGGATTGTCAGGTTCAGGAGCTGAGCGTTCCTATTTCCTCAAATGGATGCGGATAAATCTGGACAATCTGTCACGTCAGAACCTGTCTGCTTTGAGGGACCAGTACAAAGATCTTTGCCAAAATTCTCCTGAGAAAAAAGACGACATTAAAGATTTGGATAAGCAATTATCTGACTGTTCCTTGGGTCTTGAACACTTCCTGCGTGAGTTGGGCCAGTTATATGAAGCTGCCTGCTCCCTCCCTGAAGACAGCCCTCAAAGGGAACAGATGGAGAATCTCCCTGGATTGTGTGCTCAGATGCTGTTGGATGGTTTCCCCATTGAGCTTGTGGATGGAGATGCATCAAATATCCCTCTGAAATGGATATCAGCTGTTCTAACTCGGCTGCATAATCTTGTGGACTCTAACAGCAAGATCCGGGTTGTGACAGTTTTAGGGGACCAAGGTACTGGGAAGTCCACTCTCCTCAACACCATGTTTGGAGTCCAGTTTGCTGTCAGCAGTGGAAGATGCACTAGATGGGCCTTCATGCTGCTGATTAAAGTCAACAAAGAACTCAAGGAGGAACTGAAATGTGACTTCATCATGGTGATTGACACAGAGGGGTTGAAATCACCAGAGTTGGCTCAACTAGATGAGAGTCATGAACATGACAATGAACTGGCCACACTGGTGATAGGACTCAGTGATGTCACTATCATCAACATGGCCATGGAGAACAACACAGAGATGAAAGACATTCTGCAGATTGTTGTTCATGCTTTTATCAGGATGAAGGAAGTGGGGAAGAAGCCGATATGTCATTTTGTGCACCAGAATTTGTCAGACATGTCTGCTCATGACAACAACATGAGAGAGCGGAAGAAGTTGTTGGAACAGTTGAATGAAATGACCCAGGCAGCAGCCAGAATGGAGAAGAAGGAGAATATCACCAAGTTCACTGATGTGATGGAGTATGATCCAGACACAAGCAGCTGCTACATCCCAGGACTCTGGCATGGGACTCCCCCTATGGCTCCAGTCAATGCTGGCTACAGTGAGGCTGTGTATGATTTTAAAAAGAGCTTGATGCAAGACTTAATCACATGCCAGAGTAATGATGACATGACACATTTCCTGAAGTGGACAGAAAGCTTGTGGGAGTCTGTCAAATTGGAGAAATGA